From Streptosporangium album, the proteins below share one genomic window:
- the trhA gene encoding PAQR family membrane homeostasis protein TrhA yields the protein MTTTSSERFTLPESIKPRLRGWLHAGALPVALTAGFVLVALGPTLQSRLAAAIYAVTSGLLFGISATYHRGTLSPRLEEVLRRLDHANIYLIIAGTYTPFAMLALDGPARTAVLCVIWAGAVAGVLFRVLWTGAPRWLSTALYIGLGWTAVFVLPQLMEGAGPVAVTLIFVGGLFYTAGGIVYGLRRPDPSPRWFGFHEVFHALTVAAYVVQYIAVSLVVYSAGA from the coding sequence ATGACCACGACTTCTTCTGAGAGATTCACCCTCCCAGAGTCGATCAAGCCCCGCCTCCGTGGCTGGTTGCACGCCGGAGCCCTGCCCGTCGCGCTCACCGCCGGTTTCGTCCTGGTCGCCCTGGGCCCCACCCTGCAGTCACGGCTCGCCGCCGCGATCTACGCGGTCACCTCGGGCCTGCTCTTCGGCATCTCGGCCACCTACCACCGGGGCACGCTCTCCCCGCGCCTTGAGGAGGTGCTGCGCCGTCTCGACCACGCCAACATCTACCTGATCATCGCGGGCACCTACACCCCCTTCGCGATGCTCGCCCTGGACGGACCGGCCAGGACGGCGGTTCTCTGTGTGATCTGGGCCGGCGCGGTCGCCGGAGTGCTGTTCCGGGTGCTGTGGACCGGCGCCCCCCGATGGCTGTCCACCGCGCTCTACATCGGTCTCGGCTGGACCGCCGTCTTCGTGCTGCCCCAGCTCATGGAGGGTGCGGGGCCGGTCGCGGTGACCCTGATCTTCGTGGGCGGGCTGTTCTACACGGCGGGTGGCATCGTCTACGGCCTGCGCCGCCCCGACCCCTCACCCCGCTGGTTCGGCTTCCACGAGGTCTTCCACGCCCTCACCGTCGCCGCCTACGTGGTCCAGTACATAGCGGTCTCACTGGTGGTCTACTCGGCGGGCGCCTAG